TTCAGTATGGTTGCCCAGCTTAACTAGGTTCCCActtccaggtgattgctatatGATGACCAGGGTAAAACTGTTTTGCTGGGTGGCTGCTGTGATATCAGGGTGCTAGGTCCTTGCTAGATGGTTGATGTCTAATCCAAAAGCTGTATACAAGCTAGAACTGAACAGTCAGACAGAAAAGTTGAGACAGTGTTGATATCTCGAAAACCAGAGGACGAGTTAGCCGCAGAAAGCCACTGGATAAGTGTGTGTGGCACAGCTTCAGGGACCTGGGGTTATGGGTTCGATCTCCACTTtggtcactgtctgtgaggagtttggtgtgttggtTTCCTCTGGGTTCTTCGGGTTTCCTCACGCCTCCTAAAAGCACACATGGTAGGTGGCGTGGCCATGGTAATTTTCACTTAgatttgagtgtgtgagtgaatgggggTGTGGGTGTTTGTTACCCTGCATGATgcccagggggtattcctgcctcgTGCTAAATGACCCTGAACAGAAATAATCAGATAAGAACATTCACTATACGGACAAATATATTTGGGCACACCTCTTAATCCTTCATTCGTTCAGTCCCGTTGGCACAGTTGTAtgaaatcaagcacctagccatgcagtctgcctttacacatattagtgaaagaatgggtggttctaaagagctcactgacatccagtggtactgtaataggaggTCACCATTGCAAGGCAGTCCATGATATTCCATGACAAACTATAAGTGGCATTACTGAAAAATGTatgcgtttaggaaccacagcaactcaacCAAAAAGTGGGAGACCGCAAAGTTCCAAAGTAGGGTCTGCAAATGCTGACAGCTGCAGAAGGAAGACCAACTCCATAACAATGTCTATGGATTTGGAATGGGGTGTAATAATGtgccggtgtcccaatagttttgtccctATAGCTTCAATCTACATAGTCTTTTACCTCCCTTTTAATAAGAGGGAGGTAGAGATGAAGCGGACCTCAGGACTGGAGTGTTGATGGAGGTCTGTTTCTGTGAGTCATGGGTGTACAGTTGTGTCAGTATCTGTATCTGTGAGATTTCTCATtagatatttttaaaattaattttaacataacattattacacatttctaacatatttgtatattcttctagctataaataaataagcccaGCTGAAATCGCCCTCTCTATTTTTCCTCACCTCAGACCTGTTTGCTCTACGCGGCACGCCGTAGGTGGCGTCATCGCCATGCGCCGCTTGCCTTGACATTCAGAGCGGAGCTCCATGCTGGTTGTTTTCATGAATGTCCTGCTCTTATCACTGAGATTAACGCGGACGGGTGAGATTCAACAGACATTTTACATGCATATTAACACGTAGCAACAACCCCTTATTTTAAAATAGCTTGGTTTTCAATGCTCGAATTTGTCAGTCAATAGCTTTTCCTAGAGGTTAACAGCGAGCGAGCCAGAGAGAGGTTATTTacgctagctagcactagctaatgCTTACAGTCATGCACCTGCAAcccagacacaaacacactgcttgTAAGATAACATCCCTCAGTTATATCGGGATTATACTGACTGCTTTGAGAAATGACAAAGCGCTCAATCTCCCAGAAGCAACTTCGATAGACATGAAAATATAGTAGGAAGATAAGACAGTTAGTAAGGCCCTGTGTTTCACCGTATTTTAATGTGAATGGCTAAAATAGTCTTTATTAAAACGTAGAATATTGAGAACCCCTGTCTAAAATCTAGCTCGACAACTGAATAGCTGGTTTTAGATGGTCCAAGCTGGTGTTTGATTGCCACGTTGGTTGAAAATCTGCTCATGGTGGTTAAAACATACCCAGTGTTGGTAAATCAGCTGGTTAGCCTGCTTAGCTCCTGGCCAGCATATTGTTAACTACTTAGTTTAGCAGTTTTGGCCAAACATactcaaacacaaacatacCCTGTGCTGGTTAAGAGCTAAACTTGTCAACTAGTTCAGAAAAGCTTGACCAGTTTGAGCTTGGCAGGCTGGTTTTGTCAGCAGGGCATACTTCAGTGCAGatatcatttaaaaatactTGGGAAAGTATAAATGCATGAATATTGGACTGTCATACATGAGGAAAACATCTAGTTACTGTCCATATCTGTTGTGAATGTGAAAACGTAAACATGGATTTGTGGATTTTTCAGGATTCTGGGAGTCTTAAACATGTCTTTGAAACAAGTGTCAGTTCATGCGAAATGGGTTATTGGCCAAGTGATTGGGACCAAGATGAGGAAGACAGCAAAGGTTCGGGTTACCAGACTTGTCCTGGATCCATATTTGCTTAAGGTACATATTAACATTGCACAGTAAGAACAGAGTGTAAGATCGTTTACAGTTGCATCCAAATGTTCTGTAGTCAATTTGCCCTAAAGCAGGTAGCTAATGTAGGACGGTTACAACAAATGGTTGCAGTGTCTGATGCTGGCGACATTCTTatgttatgtttttatgttgttgttgtttttatagtTGTTGTTCATAGTATTTTATAGTTGTTGTTCATAGTATTCAAAtgattgtataaaaaaaaaacgaaagacACTTGTAGGATCGCTGATTGTTTTGAATAGCAAGAACATGGATAAATTTAAACTACTTATCTTGGCCAAAGAGGGATGGTTCCTGTCCCTCTCTACGACCGGATATTTCACATCCAACCACATTTTAAATAGCTGACATCTCATCTGATTGAATTATGCATTACTTTTATAgtctgtatagtgtataatCTGTATTACTAGTTTTACCTGAATTACTCGCCTGAATTACTAGTTTTAAAATTTACatgacattaaaaaaagaaacgaTCTTTATGCCACCACATTATTGGAAAAGGCACCTTAGATGAAGATATGACTGAAATGGATTCTTGTATTAGCAGACTATAAACATAGCATGTCTTGTGTTGTGCTGAATATGACTTAGAAATGATTAATATTTAGACAATATTGtctatatataatgtattttgtgtttgtagtctaaaaaaaaaaatctaaaaccttctctttctctctcagtactACAACAAAAGGAAGACCTACTTTGCCCATGATGCCTTGGAGCAGTGCACCGTTGGGGACATTGTATTATTGAAGGCTTTACCAGAGCGGAGATCTAAACATGTTAAGCACGAACTGGCCGAGGTAGTATTTAAAGTCGGGGCAGTGGTCGACCCCCTGACTGGCAAGAAGGTTGCCGGAGGGTGCTTTCTGGAGCCCCTCACAGAATCCACAGAAAACTCAGAGGCTTCTTTAACAGAAAAGTTAGAACAGCTGAACATTTCTGCATCTCCTTCAGATTCTGCCTCAGCTTCTGCCAGCTAGTTTTGTGTCTTTTTGTATTCATGTATGGCTGCACTTGTATGTTCTTGTTAAATTGTCTTGCAAATTAAATGTCCATTATTCCGTTTTGTGTGATACAATGGGCTCATTAAAGAAGGCTATTGAGTTACACATCAATGTGATACTGTAGCACTGGCCTACCCAGAAAGTGTCCAAGGTTATACTCTGACTTGTACAATAGacactattattgttattaatattaaatggcACTGGACATAAAAATCATCTTCTGGCCAGACTATGTGAACTGTAAGCAGGCAGACATTTTATGCTATATACATGAATCCTCAGCTGCTTTGTCCAGTCTAATCATTTACACAAGCAGTTTAAGTTTTGAAAACCTACATGTGAGGTGCCTCTGCCCATAGGTCAGTGCTTTAGAAGATTGCTTTGTGGCAAAGGTACCTGTAACCATATCAGGTTTGAAACACACTTTAGAAGGCATGAACACATTGTCAAAGTACTGACAGCTTACTGCTGATCAGCTACCCTTAAAAACTGAAAGTATAAAACCTTGATTATCTAGTTACAATGGGACATGTTAGAAAGTATGCAGTCAGTCATTAAGCCACTTTGCCAAAGGAGAAATTGTGATGGCAAGACAAAtcagtcagaacatctccaaaacattaggcaggtatTGTGGGGAGTTACAGGTAAGCAGTGGCTAGTATatgccaaaagtgctccaaagaaagacaaccagtgaaccaatGACAGGATCAAAATTGGCACCACGGTGCAATGGTGTAATTCTCACATTGAGCCACTTCTAAAGGATGTACATTTCTAAACAAGTTTAAAGATACAGAACCGTTAATGAACATGAAA
This sequence is a window from Salminus brasiliensis chromosome 18, fSalBra1.hap2, whole genome shotgun sequence. Protein-coding genes within it:
- the mrps17 gene encoding small ribosomal subunit protein uS17m — translated: MSLKQVSVHAKWVIGQVIGTKMRKTAKVRVTRLVLDPYLLKYYNKRKTYFAHDALEQCTVGDIVLLKALPERRSKHVKHELAEVVFKVGAVVDPLTGKKVAGGCFLEPLTESTENSEASLTEKLEQLNISASPSDSASASAS